CTTTAGCAAGTTTGACGCGAACTGACTTGCCACAAACTTTGTTGGCACAAGTGGCTGAACAAGTCGCTACAATTCCAGATAGGGAGAAGCGACGCAGGTTGTGTAGAAATTCTAGCAGGTTTGCGGTTTGAAAAGGATTTGGTTCGGCAATTTTTACGGGAGGATATTATGAAAGAGTCTGTAATTTATCAAGATATCGTTCAAAAGGAAGCGTTTAAATTGATTAGTCGTCAGCTTAGACGGCGCTTTGGTGATATTGATGAATCATTAATTGAGCAGGTTCGGAATTTATCTGCTGAACAGTTAGAGAATTTGGGAGATGAACTGCTTGATTTTTCCGAAGTTGCTGATTTGGTAGCTTGGTTAGAACAGCAAGAGAGGGACTAAAATAAAATTTTTGCTGTAGGATTTTATAAAAAAGTCTGTAATAATACAGGGTGTTAAAAAACTCGTAGAAACGCTAAAGAATCAAATAAAGGAACACCCCTCTGTTTTACAAAATCATCCATCTGAAATTTTTTGGCTAGGTGGAATAGAAGATATGAACGTTCTCGTTCAAAATAGTATGTGGTTGAACTGCCCTATTGCAAAACTAGACCAGATGGAACCAGTAAAGAAGCTTCAGATTCGGGGACAATGGTCACCAAACCAATTAGCTCAAATCATTAGATTAAAAAATAATTTTTTGTCGATAGATGACAATGTAATTAAACACTGTATTTGAAAAAATAAATGTAAATCTATTTTGATATAGAGTAGTAATGTAAGTTGGATAAAAAAGCGATATAGCGATATAAAACATACTCGCAGGATGTTAGGTTATTTTATATCGCTTTTTTGTAAAAAGATACGAAACATTTATTTATTTGCATAACTTCTATCAAAAATTTGTGATAAAAATTAAATTTAGTTCGGCCATTTTTGCATAAGGATATTATGAAAGAGTCTGTAACTTATCAAGATATCGTTCAAAAAGAAGCGTTTAAATTGATTAGTCGTCAGCTTAAACGGCGCTTTGGTGATATTGATGTATCATTAGTTGAGCAGATTCGTAATTTATCTGCTGAACAGTTAGAAAATTTGGGAGAAGCGTTGTTGGATTTTTCGGAAGTTACTGATTTAGTAGCTTGGTTAGGGCAGCAGTAATAAGCTTAATAAAATTGCAAAAGCTGCTATTTTATGGAGCGGTTGTTTTTATTTTAATAGCACCCTAAGTATAAAGAGAAGTTAATCTAGAGGCAACTGTTTATAAAAGTAAAAATCTCTGGTTCTATGTCATTATTAACAGATGCTTTAGACAGAATTCTAAATTGGTTGCAGCAAAACAAACCTTCTTACGCTTATTCTCTGCAACCAGGATTGGCTTATGAAGAAATTGAAGAAAAAGTTAAAAACTTACCTTTTCGCTTGCCAAAAGAAGTTTATGAACTTTACCAATGGCGGAATGGCATGATTGATGACAATAGCGAGTTTTTCTCTTATTATCGATTTATTCCATTAGAAGAAGCATTACAGTTAGAGAAAGAAATATCAAAAAATTTTGGTTTATCATTACCATTTGGGTGGTTTTCTATCTTTGATTTTGAAAATGAAGGTTTTGCTATTATAGGTGCTGAAGAAAATACAAAATAATTAAGCAGTTACTTTCAAGGTAAAGCTTTTCGTAGGATGACATCTAGCTATAAAATGGAAGGTTTTTATAGTTATATACGTGATGAAAATTGGTTGAATGACCACGAGGTAAATGAAAAATTTGAAGTTGAGTATCAATATAAGTGTGTTATGACTAAAATAGAGCGCCGATACATCAATGGAGTTCTTAAACAAGAAATTATACATCCTGATAAACCACGTGATCGCACACTTCTAATCTTCACATTTTTAATTGTTCCTCTCATTCGCGTTGTTAGCTTCTTGCTAGTTATATTCTCTTTACCTAAGAACCATAAGCAAAGTTAAGCTAGAGACAACTGTTTATAAAAGTAAAAATCTCTGGATCTATGTCACAGTTAACAGATGCTTTAGACATAATTCTAAATTGGTTACAGCAAAATAAACCTTCTTATGCTTATTCTCTGCAACCAGGATTGGCTTATGAAGAAATTGAAGAAAAAGTTAAAAACTTGCCCTTTCGCTTGCCAAAAGAAGTTTATGAACTCTACCAATGGCGGAATGGTATGTGTATACTTAAAGGAGAAAAAATAGCGCAGTTTTTTCATGGATACACTTTTCTTTCCCTAGAAGATGCAATTGATGAATACAACCAGCTAATAGGGTTGTGGGATGATCCTGAACTTGATTATGAGTGGGATAAAGATTTATATGAAGAATTAGCTGAAATGGTTGATATGACAAATGGATTGATTATTCCAGAATTAAATAAAGAAGAAAATGAATTACAAGTAGAAATTGTTAATGCTGATATTTGGAAATCAGACTGGTTCCCTATTTTTTATCATGACCCTCAGTTATATATAATTGTTGCTTGTAAACATGAATATTTTGCATTTATTTCAGAAATATATCTACAATCAATTGAAGATGGAGAACCAAAAATAATTTTTGATAGCCTCACAAATATGATGTTAAATATATCAGAAAGCTATGATAAAAGAGTATAAAAAATATTGTTAATTTTAGGATTATGCATTATGATAAAGCACGCGATCGCACCATCCCTTTTCCATAAGACTCTCAACATATACAAGAGAACAAAGGGAAAAAAGACTCATCCCCCTTGTTCACAAAATTTCCAGAAGACTATTTTCAAAGGTAGTAGTTTATGAGGACATTAAGGGAAAACTCTGCTCCTTTTGCTGGTTAGATATTCTACTAATCTTTGGACATATTCATGATTGCTGAGTTTTTGCACTCAACGTCCTCAATAAGTTACTTCACTTCACTGGGTTCAAACTTAGTCACCTTACCTTTCTTAATAGCAACAATCACATCGTAATGTGAACAGTAAGCGAATGTGACATCATTGGCTTTGTTATAAAGGTTAACTACATGACCTGCACCACCCACTTGGATACCGATTGGCTCCAAGTCACCAAAAAAGAAACGACGTAGTTGATCGCCACTACCAATCTGACCCTTACTCTTAGTCAGCAAGTCTAGTTTCTGCGTTACAGATAATTCTTCGGCTGCTGATGCCTGCACTAATGAAGGATTGATTGCTTTTAAGGGTACATCCCAAACTGTGAAAAAACCAACCAACGCTATACTTGTAAGAAAGGGTGCGAGTTTCATTTGTTACTTCTCTTCTCTGTTTTATCCTGAACATCCTCAGCATCTCAGGTGGCAGTGAGAGCTTATTGAAACTAAGCCATTATTTTCATGAATTTATCCCTTGAGAAAATTTAGTTAATTCTCAGCATTTTCTCAGATAATCATAGTCATTCCAAGTCACAGCATAATTTAAGTGTTTTCTCAACGAAACCTCATTTAAAACTGTATGAGGGCAACTTAAGATAATGAGCAATGCTTTTATTGCAGTAATGTTATTGTGACTAGACCCAAAAAACCACATCGCCTAATCCATAGAATTTCAGGACAAACATATCTCTGGCTAGCAATGCTAATTTTTGGAGCATCTGGCGCAGTTACTCGGAAGTTAACAGAAATTGGTGCCCAACATCTTATCGGCAATGCGTACAGCGGCAAGCTACGCAATCCGATTTCTTTATGTAATGTTTTATTTGTGGGAAATCTTTGCGCCTTGATACTTCTGATCCTTATCTATGGGCGGCAGTGGAACAAAGCTACTTTGAAACAATTCTCAAGGAAAGATTGGGTAAGTCTAACGATAGTGGCTATTTTATCAGGAGCGTTAGCCCCTGGCTTAATTTTCCAGGCATTGGCACTTACAGGAGTAAACAATGTTATTTTGGTAGGACGCTTGGAACCGCCTCTAACTCTGGCTTTATCAGTTTGGTTATTGAGAGAACGGGTAAATATTTGGGAATTTATCGGTGCGATCGCAGCCTTTATCGGCGTTATCCTAACTATTATCCTTCAGCCTCCGACAGAAACCATGATGAACATGGGAGGTTTCGGTTTAGGCATAGGGGAACTTTTGGCAGCAGCAGGATCTATTGCTGTAGCTGCTTCCACAATTATTAGCAAGAAACACCTTTCGCAGATTCCTTTGGGAATCTATAGTATTTTTCGGACTGCATTAGGAACCGTAATCTTTTTCTTCATTGCTTTATTCCTCTATGGCAGGGATCATTTTGCTGATGTCCTCTCACCGTTCTTGTGGCAATGGATGTTTCTCTATGGCGGGTTGATTGTGGTATTAGGTCAGTCTTTTTGGATTAAAGGCTTGAAAACTTCCACTGTATCTACGGCTTCCTTGGTTAGCTCATTTGGGCCAATTGTGGGCATCCTAGCAGCCTATTTAATTTTGGGTGAAGCCCCTAACTTCGCTCAATATATTGGCGGCAGCTTGATTTTAGTAGGTATATTCTTGAGCCAAGTTGGCACTTGGCGTCAGACTTCTAGCAAAGTGAATTCTACTCCAGCACAGCAACAGGTAGAAGCTGGTATGGGATTCAAGGGGATTTGAAGGAGGCGGAAGAATTTTAGATTTTGGATTGAATATCTAAAAATGCAAATCCAAAATTGAATTTGTAGAGACGGCGATTTATCGCGTCTAACCGTCAAGTTCATTTTATTGGGCTGCTAGATCCCCGTATCCTTCAAGAAGTTGGGGATCTGGGAATCTTGGTACGCGCAGCATCTTGTAAAGAGCGTCATTTTGAATTCCGCCTTGCGGTACTAGTATGTCAAAATAAAAATACCCGATACATCAAGGTGAGCGATCGCTCCCAAAGCTAGATTAAAGGATTGACCTGAGCAATGGCAGACCCAACCAATCACAATCAAGCGGGAGAAGTAGCTCCCAACACTGCTGACAAGCAAGTTCCTACTACAGACTCACCCGAAGCCACAGATATTCCTACTGCCAACGCGCCAGATCCTAAAGCCGCAAACCCCGAAGATAATCCTAATGCTGCTAAACCACCCAAGCGAGAAAAACCCGCCGCCGCAGTAGGCGAAAAACCCGCAGCTGACGCAACGGAAGAAAAACCAGCCGCCGCTAAAGCCGCCAAAAAAGAAAAAGCCCCATCTGTTGAAGATAAGCCATTTGTACAGTTCATTGAGCAAGACTACTTGCCAGCTTTACAAAAAGCGATCGCTCAAAAAGGTGTGCAAGATTTACAGGTGTCTTTTGCCAAGCAGAAAGTGCCTATCACTGGCTTTGAATCCGCCGAAGAATGCTGGCAAATTATCGGCAGTTGGTCGGAAATTGGTAAGCGTCAGTTTAATCTGTATTTCCCTGAAGAAGATATTCAAGGGAAAAAAGGATTTTCCTGTAATGAAGGCAAAAAACCTAGCACTCTTGAGTCATTCTTAATCGATGAGCGCAGAATTACCCTCGATTTGTTGGTATTTGGCTTAGTTCAGCGCTTAGATGGTCAAAAGTGGTTAGGTAGAAATTAGTCATTGGTCATTAGTCAATACTTTTCGGTTAAGGGGGAAAGGGGAAAGGGAAAGGGTTTAAATTTACCTTTACCCCAAACCCAGTAAGCTTTTCCTAGACCAAAAGAGAGATTATTGGGTTTATCCGAAAAGTATTGGGTCATTAGTCATTAGTTTTTAACAAAGGACAAATGATTAAGGACAAATGACTAATAATAATTAAAGTTCCTAGAAATGGTAAGTAACGGCTCCAACATTGGGGTCGTTATCAATAACTAAATTTTGCATTAAATTATGAGTGTTTATTTAAGTCTTTAAGAACTTCATCTACTGTTTGATAACGTCGAATGGGAATACTTTCTAGCATCTTGTTAAGAATGCGACTCAACTTATGACTAACAGGAGTTTTTAAGTATTGCTGCCAAACCCAAGTATCGTTATTAATATCATAAGAATCGAAGGGCGATCGCCCAGTTAATAAATTAATGCAAGTAGCACCCAAACTGTAAATATCGCTGGCAAAAACAGCCCTACCTCTCATTTGTTCAGGTGCAACATATTCAGGACTACCAATACTTGTACCAGTTCTATTTAAGGCGGTGTTAGTGGCAGATTTAGCAGCGCCAAAATCTACTAATACTAATTTGCGTTGGGTTTCGCTTTTAGGTAAAATAATATTTTCTGGCTTGATATCGCGGTGAATTACTTTTCTGGCATGACAAAATTGTAATACTGGTAATAAATCATTTAGTAATTGCCAAATTTGCATTTCACTAAAAGTGCCTCTATCTGCTAACTCTTGAGCTAAATTTTGCCCGTCGATAAATTCTTGTACAAGATACTGCTCGTCTTCTTGGGTAAAATATGCCAGTAGTTCAGGAATTTGGGGATGTTTGCCTAATAAATCTAACTGCACCGCTTCTTGATTAAATAATTCTATGGCTTTTGCAAGAGTGCCAGTACCTTGAGCTTGAGGATAAAATTGTTTAATTACACATAATGGTTTTGAAGGTTTATCCTCATCTACAGCTAAGAAGGTTTTACCAAAACCACCTTGCCCTATTTGTTTAATCGCACGATAACGTTCTTTGAGGAGTAAGTTATCACCCTTGCTTTTTGCCGTTTCAACTAGTTCAATCATGAGTTTGTTGCTTGTTGGCTCATGGACTTGAGAGGCGACCACTGCTTGATTTAACGGTACACCCAAGGGAGATACACCTACTTTTAATCTCAACTTCTGCTCGTATTTGTCAACCATCTCAGGGATGATAAACAAATCCAAAAGCTGTCCTATACCAAACACACCACCAGTCAACAGCCAGAACAAACCACTTACGATCTTGCCATTGTAAAAACGGTGCAGTCCTCCTAATCCTAAAAAGACGGCTGCACACAAGATGTAAGAAACAAGAAGTCGGCTTTTACGCTGATTGTTTTCAAGATTCATCTTGTTTTCAACCCTTTGGATTTGCTCTTGTTGTCTAAGATGGTTTTCCCATACTTTTTATACTAAATATGGATAGCTAGACTTACATCTTGATCAGTTCCTTTCTGACAAGTTTTGTAGGTGGTTACTATTTAACCTACTAGTCTATAGTCGCTGAAAAGAGTGTAAAATATTACTTAATTTTTAATTTTTTAAGTAATTATGCTAGTGAAAGATTGTTAATAAGTTAACGATCGCTAACGTATTAATCGCTCAAACCCCATAAATTTATTGTAGTAATAACCACGGTAAATTACTGGATTTATAGTTTTTTAGATACAAAAATTGCGTGTTGCTTTACGGAATCGAAACAATGGCGATCGCTAAAACTACCTTTGCTTAACTACCAATCTGCGATTATTGATCCCTCAAACATTGAATTATTGTTGCAACTCTTAATGTTTTGCTTATAAGTTTCTAACCCGCACCTTGGTAGACTGAACTTTATACAATTGGATTATTATGGGCTGTTACGGTTTGCCAGAGCAATTACCCTTGGCTTTCTGGTAAGGCAGTCCGGTCTTCTCCCAAAGGGAGAGGCTAGCGCCAAAAGGGTTTCCCCCATGAGGAACTACCGTTAACGTAGCGGTAGAGACGCAGGAGCGTCACCCGAAAGGTCTACTTAAGATAATAAAGACGAAAGAGCAATCAAGACATGGTAGATTCCCTCAAAAAACCAGGCTTTGAAGAAATCCGGCCAGGGATTAAAGTCCCGGCAAAAGAAACCCTGTTAACACCTCGGTTTTATACTACCGATTTTGATGAAATGGCACGGATGGATATCTCCGTCAACGAAGACGAGTTACAAGCCATTCTCGAAGAGTTCCGCACTGACTACAACCGCCACCACTTTGTTCGCGATGCCGAGTTTGAACAATCCTGGGATCATATTGACGGGGAAACTCGCAAGTTGTTCGTTGAATTTCTAGAACGTTCTTGTACGGCAGAGTTTTCCGGCTTTTTGCTGTATAAAGAACTTGGTCGTCGCTTAAAAGGCAAAAGCCCCGTTTTGGCAGAATGTTTTAACCTGATGTCACGGGATGAAGCACGTCACGCTGGCTTTTTGAACAAAGCTTTGTCGGACTTTAATCTATCCCTAGATTTAGGGTTTTTGACTAAGAGCCGCAGTTATACTTTCTTCAAACCGAAATTCATCTTCTACGCCACTTATCTTTCTGAGAAAATTGGTTATTGGCGCTACATCACCATTTATCGCCATTTAGAAACACATCCCGAAGACCGGGTTTATCCAATCTTCCGGTTCTTTGAAAACTGGTGTCAAGATGAAAACCGTCACGGTGATTTCTTTGATGCGATCATGAAATCTCAGCCGCAAATGTTGAATGATTGGAAAGCACGGCTGTGGAGTCGGTTCTTCCTGTTGTCGGTGTTTGCGACCATGTATCTCAATGACATCCAACGAAAGGACTTTTATGCCACCCTTGGGCTGGATGCACGAGAATACGATATCCATGTAATTCAGAAGACCAACGAGAATGCAGGTAGGGTATTCCCGCTGATGCTGGATGTAGAGAATCCAGAGTTTTATGAGCGCTTGGACGTTTGTATCAGTAATAATGAAAAACTGGGTGCGATCGCTAATTCCAACACTCCCAAATTCCTGCAATTCTTCCAAAAACTACCGCTTTACATTTCCAATGGCTGGCAGTTATTGCGGCTATATCTAATGAAACCAATTGATACTGCTTCTTATCAAGGAGCAGTTCGTTAACTTGTTATAAGTTAACGAAAGCTTTAGTGGTTCTGCTGATTGCAGAACCACTTTTTTGTTTAATAAACAGCCTCTTAGGGTGTTTAAAAAGTCTAATTTAATACCAGGCGATTAGAAACCGCGTCTACACAGACAAAACCCACCTCCGTGGGTTTCAAACCCTCAATTTTTTCTTAGTCCGCGCAGGCGGACTTTGTTTGTATAGCCGCGAATTCCATTCGCCGAGGCTTTTATTTGTTGCCTTGAAACTGCTTAATAATATTACTAATTAAAGGCAACTGTTCCAGTACCATTTTTGTTAAATCTACAAAAGATTTTTCAGAAAGACGGTCATCTTGCCGAAGTTGCAAAACTCCAATTAAAACAATAAATATTGCTGTACCAATAATTGCTAAAGCTAGATAATGAAATGGTAGCGAACCACCAAAGAATGCAATTAAACAAAATACAACTACAAATACAAATAAATAGAACATTCCATTGCGAAAAGCAAACGGAAGTTTAACATCTTCTGACTTTGGCTTTTCTTCTTGCGGAGATTGATTAGACATAATATTATTCCCTTTTTTAATTTGAACTTCTTTAGCGTTTATATAATAATTATCTCCGCTTACTCTGATTTCTTCTTGCTGAATAAATTGGTGTTTGTCCATTACATCATCAATTAAGCCCAAGACATTCACCATTTTGTAGGGTTTTTTGCGACATTGAATCTCGTCTTGCTTATCGGCGATAAACTGTCGCAATTCCTCAAATAAATAAAAGTGTGGCTCTTGGTTATCTTTGCAAGTCACACAATTACAGGGAATTAACTTGTTGTACTTTAGTCGCTTGTATGAGTCATGAATTTTATCGAGTTCATGTGTAACTATGGTCATCAAATCTCTTTTATGACGACCTGAAACTCGAATCTTAATCTCCCGCTTACCGTAATATTCAATCACCTCTGCCTTTGTCTGGTCTTTGCTGAGAACAACGCCGCTTTTCCAGACACATTGTTGTTCATTCATTAACTCATGCATGGCAACGATGAACTGGGTGATGATGCCCTTGGGCATGAACTCGTAGGTGTAACGCAGAATCAGGTTGTTGGTTTCATCCCAGTTATATGAGGATTGGTTAGCAGATAGCAGTTGTGGGGCAATATACTTTC
This Nostoc sp. C052 DNA region includes the following protein-coding sequences:
- a CDS encoding DUF4351 domain-containing protein encodes the protein MKESVTYQDIVQKEAFKLISRQLKRRFGDIDVSLVEQIRNLSAEQLENLGEALLDFSEVTDLVAWLGQQ
- a CDS encoding SMI1/KNR4 family protein; translation: MSLLTDALDRILNWLQQNKPSYAYSLQPGLAYEEIEEKVKNLPFRLPKEVYELYQWRNGMIDDNSEFFSYYRFIPLEEALQLEKEISKNFGLSLPFGWFSIFDFENEGFAIIGAEENTK
- a CDS encoding SMI1/KNR4 family protein, translated to MSQLTDALDIILNWLQQNKPSYAYSLQPGLAYEEIEEKVKNLPFRLPKEVYELYQWRNGMCILKGEKIAQFFHGYTFLSLEDAIDEYNQLIGLWDDPELDYEWDKDLYEELAEMVDMTNGLIIPELNKEENELQVEIVNADIWKSDWFPIFYHDPQLYIIVACKHEYFAFISEIYLQSIEDGEPKIIFDSLTNMMLNISESYDKRV
- a CDS encoding DMT family transporter, producing the protein MTRPKKPHRLIHRISGQTYLWLAMLIFGASGAVTRKLTEIGAQHLIGNAYSGKLRNPISLCNVLFVGNLCALILLILIYGRQWNKATLKQFSRKDWVSLTIVAILSGALAPGLIFQALALTGVNNVILVGRLEPPLTLALSVWLLRERVNIWEFIGAIAAFIGVILTIILQPPTETMMNMGGFGLGIGELLAAAGSIAVAASTIISKKHLSQIPLGIYSIFRTALGTVIFFFIALFLYGRDHFADVLSPFLWQWMFLYGGLIVVLGQSFWIKGLKTSTVSTASLVSSFGPIVGILAAYLILGEAPNFAQYIGGSLILVGIFLSQVGTWRQTSSKVNSTPAQQQVEAGMGFKGI
- a CDS encoding DUF2996 domain-containing protein; translation: MADPTNHNQAGEVAPNTADKQVPTTDSPEATDIPTANAPDPKAANPEDNPNAAKPPKREKPAAAVGEKPAADATEEKPAAAKAAKKEKAPSVEDKPFVQFIEQDYLPALQKAIAQKGVQDLQVSFAKQKVPITGFESAEECWQIIGSWSEIGKRQFNLYFPEEDIQGKKGFSCNEGKKPSTLESFLIDERRITLDLLVFGLVQRLDGQKWLGRN
- the acsF gene encoding magnesium-protoporphyrin IX monomethyl ester (oxidative) cyclase, which produces MVDSLKKPGFEEIRPGIKVPAKETLLTPRFYTTDFDEMARMDISVNEDELQAILEEFRTDYNRHHFVRDAEFEQSWDHIDGETRKLFVEFLERSCTAEFSGFLLYKELGRRLKGKSPVLAECFNLMSRDEARHAGFLNKALSDFNLSLDLGFLTKSRSYTFFKPKFIFYATYLSEKIGYWRYITIYRHLETHPEDRVYPIFRFFENWCQDENRHGDFFDAIMKSQPQMLNDWKARLWSRFFLLSVFATMYLNDIQRKDFYATLGLDAREYDIHVIQKTNENAGRVFPLMLDVENPEFYERLDVCISNNEKLGAIANSNTPKFLQFFQKLPLYISNGWQLLRLYLMKPIDTASYQGAVR